In the genome of Primulina huaijiensis isolate GDHJ02 unplaced genomic scaffold, ASM1229523v2 scaffold202453, whole genome shotgun sequence, the window AAAATGTCAGACGCATCTGCGCCTCCGCCTTTGGATAAGCTCGCCATCAAAGATGCTGGCGTGCGGGAGGCTGAATTCTCTCAACGTGTGTTGATCCATTCAATCTTGGGTAGGCCCGATATGGGTGCGGGACTGGCGGGGCAGAGTGTCCGGATCGGGGGATGGGTGAAAACAGGTCGGGAGCAGGGGAAGGGCGCCTTTGCCTTCTTGGAGGTGAATGATGGTTCTTGCCCTGGAAATTTGCAGGTGATTGTGGAAGCC includes:
- the LOC140966232 gene encoding asparagine--tRNA ligase, cytoplasmic 1-like, with product MSDASAPPPLDKLAIKDAGVREAEFSQRVLIHSILGRPDMGAGLAGQSVRIGGWVKTGREQGKGAFAFLEVNDGSCPGNLQVIVEADVYKLSDVVSTGTCIHVEGELHLPPDGVKQKIELKVKKVIDVGTVDAGKYPLPKTKLTLEFLRDVMHLRP